The Amycolatopsis viridis genome window below encodes:
- the ehuB gene encoding ectoine/hydroxyectoine ABC transporter substrate-binding protein EhuB, producing MTHGQWTRRDFFRRSAVLGAAAVAGPTLLAACQSTGSGDTLQSAKNAKTIRIGIANEAPYGFADTSGNTTGEAPEVARAVFKGIGIDTVQANVVPFDQLIPALNAKQFDVVAAGMNITPARCNAALFSDPDYSALTALLVPKGNPQGISTLADVAAKKVKLAVLSAAVEKGFATAAGVTDDQIETLDTQDNMLRAVTTGRVYCAALTDISLKWLVKQNPNAGVEVTPGFQPTQNGQPVQTAGGFVFRKDDTSLRDAFNAQLRTLHDNGEWLRIASPFGFDQSNLPKAGLTTDKLCSA from the coding sequence ATGACGCACGGTCAGTGGACGCGACGGGACTTCTTCCGGCGATCGGCGGTTCTGGGCGCCGCCGCGGTCGCGGGGCCGACCTTGTTGGCGGCCTGTCAGAGCACGGGGAGCGGTGACACGCTCCAATCGGCGAAGAACGCGAAAACGATCCGCATCGGCATTGCCAACGAGGCGCCGTACGGTTTCGCCGACACCTCCGGAAACACCACGGGTGAGGCGCCGGAAGTGGCGCGCGCGGTGTTCAAGGGCATTGGGATCGACACGGTGCAGGCCAACGTCGTACCGTTCGACCAGCTGATCCCGGCGCTCAACGCCAAACAGTTCGACGTGGTGGCCGCCGGCATGAACATCACGCCGGCGCGCTGCAACGCGGCGTTGTTCTCCGATCCCGACTACTCGGCGCTCACCGCGCTGCTGGTGCCCAAGGGAAACCCGCAGGGCATCAGCACGCTCGCCGACGTCGCCGCCAAGAAGGTCAAGCTCGCGGTGCTCTCGGCTGCGGTGGAGAAGGGCTTCGCCACCGCAGCCGGGGTGACCGACGACCAGATCGAAACCCTGGACACGCAGGACAACATGTTGCGCGCGGTGACCACCGGGCGCGTTTACTGCGCAGCGCTGACCGACATCTCACTGAAGTGGCTGGTGAAGCAGAACCCGAACGCCGGGGTCGAGGTGACCCCGGGCTTCCAGCCCACGCAGAACGGGCAGCCGGTGCAGACCGCGGGTGGTTTCGTGTTCCGCAAGGACGACACCTCACTGCGGGACGCGTTCAACGCGCAACTGCGAACGCTGCACGACAACGGGGAATGGCTCCGCATCGCGTCGCCGTTCGGGTTCGACCAGAGCAACCTGCCCAAGGCCGGGCTGACCACCGACAAACTCTGCTCGGCCTGA
- the dhaK gene encoding dihydroxyacetone kinase subunit DhaK, translating into MKKIINDPADVVTESLRGMAAAHADILRVQEDPNVVVRADAPVAGKVAVISGGGSGHEPLHGGFVGAGMLDAAVPGAVFTSPTPDAVQAAISATTGEAGALLIVKNYTGDVLNFETAGELSAAEDLDVRSVVIDDDVAVADSTYTAGRRGVGGTVLLEKLAGAAAERGDSLDAVEALARKIVGQVRSIGVALTAPVVPHVGEPSFDLGADEIEFGIGIHGEPGRERIPAEPADALVGRMVGAIVDDLPFERGDRVLLFTNSMGGTPLVELYLAHGIAERLLADRGIMVERRLVGPYITSLEMQGISLTLLRLDDELTELWDAPVNTAALRWKA; encoded by the coding sequence ATGAAGAAGATCATTAACGATCCGGCGGACGTGGTCACCGAATCGCTGCGCGGGATGGCCGCCGCGCACGCGGACATCCTGCGGGTCCAGGAGGACCCGAACGTGGTGGTCCGCGCCGACGCGCCCGTGGCGGGAAAGGTCGCGGTCATCTCCGGCGGCGGATCCGGGCACGAGCCGCTGCACGGCGGGTTCGTCGGTGCCGGCATGCTCGACGCGGCCGTACCGGGCGCGGTGTTCACCTCGCCCACCCCCGACGCCGTGCAGGCCGCGATCTCGGCGACCACCGGCGAGGCGGGCGCATTGCTGATCGTCAAGAACTACACCGGGGACGTGCTGAACTTCGAGACCGCGGGTGAGCTGTCCGCGGCCGAGGACCTGGACGTGCGCAGCGTGGTGATCGACGACGACGTGGCGGTGGCGGACTCGACGTACACGGCCGGGCGCCGCGGTGTCGGCGGCACCGTGCTGCTGGAGAAACTCGCGGGCGCGGCGGCCGAACGCGGCGACTCGCTGGACGCGGTCGAGGCGCTGGCCCGCAAGATCGTCGGCCAGGTCCGCTCGATCGGGGTCGCGCTCACCGCTCCCGTCGTGCCGCACGTCGGTGAGCCGAGCTTCGACCTCGGTGCCGACGAGATCGAGTTCGGCATCGGCATCCACGGCGAGCCGGGCCGGGAGCGCATCCCCGCCGAGCCCGCCGACGCCCTGGTGGGGCGGATGGTCGGCGCGATCGTCGACGACCTGCCGTTCGAGCGCGGCGACCGGGTGCTGCTGTTCACCAACTCGATGGGCGGCACCCCGCTGGTCGAGCTGTACCTCGCGCACGGGATCGCCGAGCGGCTGCTGGCCGATCGGGGCATCATGGTCGAGCGCCGGCTGGTGGGGCCGTACATCACCAGCCTGGAGATGCAGGGCATCAGCCTGACCCTGCTCAGACTCGACGACGAGCTGACGGAACTGTGGGACGCGCCGGTGAACACCGCCGCACTGCGCTGGAAGGCATGA
- a CDS encoding enoyl-CoA hydratase-related protein, which translates to MAEYEHILVKRDDATVTITMNRAARRNSLSEAHLAELLAAFEETAATDATGIVLAGAGPVFSAGHDFGDVAARDHDGVRRLLTLCTRLMRTMESVPQVVIARVHGLATAAGCQLVASCDLAVAAESAGFALPGGKGGWFCHTPAVPVARAIGRKRLMELALTGDVVDAATALEWGLVNRVVPDAELDSAVTDLLARATRGSRASKALGKQTLYAQLDRPEADAYAIAVEVMAAASQTPAAREGMAAFLEKRKPEWPA; encoded by the coding sequence ATGGCCGAGTACGAGCACATCCTGGTCAAGCGCGACGACGCCACGGTCACGATCACGATGAACCGGGCTGCCCGGCGCAACTCCCTGTCGGAGGCCCACCTGGCCGAGCTGCTGGCCGCGTTCGAGGAGACCGCCGCCACCGACGCGACGGGCATCGTCCTCGCCGGGGCGGGGCCGGTGTTCTCGGCGGGGCACGACTTCGGTGACGTGGCCGCCCGCGACCACGACGGCGTGCGGCGGCTGCTGACGCTGTGCACGCGCCTGATGCGGACGATGGAGTCGGTGCCGCAGGTCGTCATCGCGCGGGTGCACGGGCTGGCGACCGCGGCCGGCTGCCAGCTGGTCGCCTCGTGCGACCTCGCCGTCGCGGCGGAGTCGGCGGGTTTCGCGTTGCCCGGCGGCAAGGGCGGCTGGTTCTGCCACACGCCGGCGGTGCCGGTGGCGCGGGCGATCGGGCGCAAGCGGCTGATGGAGCTCGCGCTCACCGGAGACGTCGTGGACGCGGCGACGGCGCTGGAGTGGGGCCTGGTGAACCGCGTGGTGCCGGACGCCGAGCTGGACTCGGCGGTGACCGACCTGCTCGCCCGCGCGACGCGCGGCAGCCGGGCCAGCAAGGCGCTCGGCAAGCAGACCCTCTACGCCCAGCTGGACCGCCCGGAGGCGGACGCGTACGCGATCGCGGTCGAGGTCATGGCCGCGGCCTCCCAGACCCCTGCGGCCCGCGAGGGGATGGCGGCGTTCCTGGAGAAGCGCAAGCCGGAGTGGCCCGCCTGA
- the ehuC gene encoding ectoine/hydroxyectoine ABC transporter permease subunit EhuC — protein MSGSTGNIISTILSGLGATVAAAAGGIALTIVLSFLAGLAMLSRSRAVRFVSRVYVEGFRGTSEVVQLFWLYFVLPALVGFKLVPLFAGIIVLGLNHGAYGAEVVRGAVQSVPPAQREGAVALSFSPAQRMVRVILPQAVVEMLPPFNNLFIQLMKSTALLYFISAGEITEKGELLRPVYGSQLVLIYGVELICYLVIAVVITVVMRLTERVLAGRLGREPPKRDKAFAKVGVTT, from the coding sequence GTGTCCGGCTCGACTGGCAACATCATCAGCACCATCCTCAGTGGACTCGGCGCGACCGTGGCCGCGGCGGCCGGTGGTATCGCGCTGACCATCGTGCTGTCCTTCCTCGCCGGGCTCGCGATGCTCTCGCGGTCGCGCGCGGTGCGGTTCGTCAGCCGGGTGTACGTGGAGGGCTTCCGCGGCACGTCCGAGGTGGTGCAGCTGTTCTGGCTGTACTTCGTGCTGCCGGCCCTGGTCGGGTTCAAGCTGGTCCCGTTGTTCGCCGGCATCATCGTGCTGGGGCTGAACCACGGCGCCTACGGTGCAGAGGTCGTCCGTGGCGCGGTGCAGTCCGTGCCGCCCGCGCAGCGGGAAGGCGCGGTCGCGCTGTCGTTCAGCCCGGCGCAGCGGATGGTCCGGGTGATCCTGCCGCAGGCCGTCGTGGAGATGCTGCCGCCGTTCAACAACCTCTTCATCCAGCTGATGAAGAGCACGGCGCTGCTGTACTTCATCTCGGCCGGGGAGATCACCGAGAAGGGCGAGCTGCTGCGGCCGGTGTACGGCAGCCAGCTGGTGCTGATCTACGGCGTCGAGCTGATCTGCTACCTGGTGATCGCCGTCGTGATCACCGTGGTCATGCGCCTGACCGAACGCGTGCTCGCCGGACGGCTCGGGCGGGAGCCGCCCAAGCGGGACAAGGCGTTCGCCAAGGTGGGGGTGACCACCTGA
- a CDS encoding sodium:solute symporter family protein, with protein sequence MHVLAAANLRLDAHAIDYVLLAFYFVLVLGIGYLARKQVSSSIDFFLSGRSLPAWVTGLAFISANLGAIEVMGMSANGAQYGLPTAHYFWIGAIPAMLFLGIVMMPFYYGSKVRSVPEFMRRRFGTGAHLTNGISFALAQILIAGANLYLLASVVNLLLGWPIWLSIVIAAVIVLAYTALGGLSAAIYNEVLQFFVIVAALVPLTIVGLYKVGGWSGLVDKVTNSPGGAEQLTSWPGNQLTGFSSNFLSVLGLVFGLGFVLSFGYWTTNFVEVQRAMASKSMSAARRTPIIGAFPKMLIPFIVIIPGMIAAVTVTELQGANKQALLGGGSAPSGATFNNALLLLMRDLLPNGVLGVAIAGLLASFMAGMAANLSSFNTVFTYDLWQTYIKKDKPDSYYLNMGRWVTAGATVLAIGTAAIASQYSNLMDYLQQLFSFFNAPLFATFILGMFWKRMTPKAAWIGLLAGTASAIVVFLLAETGVWDLPGQGASFIGAGAAFVVDIVVSVAITAVTQPRPDAELVGLVYSLTPKESRRHATTGADAGWYRNPGLLAGIVLVVTIALNIAF encoded by the coding sequence GTGCATGTCCTAGCCGCAGCGAACCTGCGACTTGATGCGCACGCGATCGACTACGTGTTGCTCGCGTTCTACTTCGTGCTGGTGCTCGGCATCGGCTACCTGGCCCGCAAACAGGTGTCGAGCAGCATCGACTTCTTCCTTTCCGGACGGTCGCTGCCGGCGTGGGTCACCGGGCTCGCCTTCATCTCCGCCAACCTCGGCGCCATCGAAGTGATGGGGATGTCGGCCAACGGTGCGCAGTACGGCCTGCCGACCGCCCACTACTTCTGGATCGGCGCGATCCCCGCGATGCTGTTCCTCGGCATCGTGATGATGCCGTTCTACTACGGCTCCAAGGTCCGCAGCGTGCCGGAGTTCATGCGCCGCCGCTTCGGCACCGGCGCCCACCTGACCAACGGCATCAGCTTCGCCCTGGCGCAGATCCTCATCGCAGGGGCGAACCTGTACCTGCTGGCCAGCGTGGTGAACCTGCTGCTCGGCTGGCCGATCTGGCTCTCGATCGTCATCGCCGCGGTCATCGTGCTCGCCTACACCGCGCTCGGCGGCCTGTCCGCGGCGATCTACAACGAGGTGCTCCAGTTCTTCGTCATCGTCGCCGCCCTGGTGCCGCTGACCATCGTCGGCCTCTACAAGGTCGGCGGCTGGAGCGGCCTGGTCGACAAGGTGACGAACAGCCCCGGCGGCGCCGAGCAGCTGACCTCCTGGCCGGGTAACCAGCTGACCGGGTTCAGCAGCAACTTCCTGTCGGTCCTCGGCCTGGTGTTCGGACTCGGGTTCGTGCTGTCGTTCGGCTACTGGACCACGAACTTCGTCGAGGTCCAGCGCGCGATGGCGTCGAAGAGCATGTCGGCCGCGCGCCGCACCCCGATCATCGGTGCCTTCCCGAAGATGCTGATCCCGTTCATCGTGATCATCCCGGGCATGATCGCCGCGGTCACGGTCACCGAGCTGCAGGGCGCCAACAAGCAGGCTCTGCTCGGCGGCGGTTCCGCACCCAGCGGCGCGACCTTCAACAACGCGCTGCTGCTGCTCATGCGTGACCTGCTGCCCAACGGGGTGCTGGGCGTCGCGATCGCCGGCCTGCTCGCCTCGTTCATGGCCGGCATGGCGGCGAACCTGAGCTCGTTCAACACCGTGTTCACCTACGACCTCTGGCAGACCTACATCAAGAAGGACAAGCCGGACTCGTACTACCTGAACATGGGACGCTGGGTGACCGCGGGCGCGACGGTCCTGGCCATCGGCACGGCCGCCATCGCCTCCCAGTACTCCAACCTGATGGACTACCTGCAGCAGCTGTTCTCGTTCTTCAACGCGCCGCTGTTCGCCACGTTCATCCTGGGCATGTTCTGGAAGCGGATGACGCCGAAGGCCGCGTGGATCGGTCTGCTGGCCGGCACCGCGTCGGCCATCGTGGTGTTCCTGCTCGCCGAGACCGGCGTGTGGGACCTGCCCGGCCAGGGCGCGAGCTTCATCGGTGCCGGTGCCGCCTTCGTGGTCGACATCGTCGTCAGCGTCGCCATCACCGCGGTGACGCAGCCGCGCCCGGACGCTGAACTCGTCGGCCTGGTCTACTCGCTGACCCCGAAGGAGTCGCGCCGGCACGCCACCACCGGTGCGGACGCGGGCTGGTACCGCAACCCGGGCCTGCTCGCGGGCATCGTCCTGGTCGTCACGATCGCGCTGAACATCGCCTTCTAG
- a CDS encoding FmdB family zinc ribbon protein — MPTYAYRCRECTGTFEVNRPMSESSDPARCPEGHTDTVKLLTTVALTGSATGAPSGGGCCGGACGCGH; from the coding sequence ATGCCGACCTACGCCTACCGCTGCCGCGAATGCACGGGCACCTTCGAGGTGAACCGGCCGATGAGCGAATCGAGCGATCCGGCCCGCTGCCCGGAGGGGCACACGGACACCGTCAAGCTGCTCACGACCGTCGCGCTGACCGGCTCGGCCACCGGCGCACCGTCCGGCGGCGGGTGCTGCGGCGGCGCCTGCGGGTGCGGCCACTGA
- the dhaL gene encoding dihydroxyacetone kinase subunit DhaL, which produces MGCTPDGVVNALRDAAATIAEHRAELIALDRAIGDGDHGENMNRGFQAVVAALDGGAPETPGAVLKLVATTLISKVGGAAGPLYGTAFLRAATVVSSQPELGAAEIVAALRAGLEGVQARGKAVEGDKTMVDALLPAVAAAEKAAGGDVAAVLAAAAEGAAAGAESTVDLVARKGRASYLGERSAGHLDPGARSTALLLEAFAKAAR; this is translated from the coding sequence ATGGGATGCACGCCCGACGGCGTCGTGAACGCCCTGCGGGACGCGGCGGCCACGATCGCCGAGCACCGCGCCGAGCTGATCGCCCTCGATCGCGCGATCGGGGACGGGGACCACGGCGAGAACATGAACCGTGGGTTCCAGGCGGTGGTCGCCGCGCTGGATGGCGGGGCGCCCGAGACCCCGGGCGCGGTGCTCAAGCTCGTGGCCACCACGTTGATCTCGAAGGTGGGCGGCGCCGCCGGACCGTTGTACGGCACGGCTTTCCTGCGTGCGGCCACGGTGGTGTCGAGCCAGCCGGAGCTGGGCGCGGCGGAGATCGTCGCCGCGCTGCGGGCCGGGCTGGAGGGCGTCCAGGCGCGGGGCAAGGCGGTCGAGGGCGACAAGACGATGGTGGACGCCCTGCTGCCCGCGGTCGCGGCCGCGGAGAAGGCGGCCGGTGGCGATGTCGCGGCGGTCCTGGCCGCGGCTGCCGAGGGCGCCGCGGCCGGTGCCGAGTCCACTGTGGATCTGGTCGCCCGGAAGGGGCGTGCGTCCTACCTCGGCGAGCGCAGCGCGGGACACCTCGACCCGGGCGCCCGTTCGACGGCGTTGCTGCTCGAGGCGTTCGCGAAGGCGGCCCGATGA
- the nucS gene encoding endonuclease NucS yields the protein MRLVIARCQVDYAGRLTAHLPMATRLLLIKADGSVSVHSDDRAYKPLNWMSPPCWLIEDGDIWTVQNKAGEKLVITIAERIDEISHDLGAEPGLQKDGVEAHLQELLAEHITTLGEGYTLVRREYPTAIGPVDILARDADGGSVAVEIKRRGEIDGVEQLTRYLELLNRDPLLAPVQGVFAAQLIKPQARTLAEDRGIRCLTLDYDALRGTESDDLRLF from the coding sequence GTGCGTCTCGTGATCGCTCGATGCCAAGTGGACTACGCCGGCCGGCTGACGGCCCACCTCCCCATGGCCACCCGGTTGCTGCTCATCAAGGCGGACGGCTCGGTGTCGGTGCACTCCGACGATCGCGCCTACAAGCCCCTGAACTGGATGAGCCCGCCGTGCTGGCTGATCGAGGACGGTGACATCTGGACCGTGCAGAACAAGGCCGGTGAGAAGCTCGTCATCACGATCGCGGAACGGATCGACGAGATCAGCCACGACCTCGGCGCCGAGCCGGGGTTGCAGAAGGACGGTGTCGAGGCGCACCTGCAGGAGCTGCTGGCCGAGCACATCACCACCCTCGGCGAGGGCTACACCCTGGTCCGCCGGGAGTACCCGACGGCGATCGGGCCGGTGGACATCCTCGCCCGGGACGCCGACGGCGGTTCGGTGGCGGTGGAGATCAAGCGGCGTGGCGAGATCGACGGTGTGGAACAGCTCACCCGGTACCTGGAGCTGCTCAACCGCGACCCGCTGCTCGCCCCCGTGCAGGGCGTGTTCGCCGCGCAGCTGATCAAGCCGCAGGCCCGCACGCTCGCCGAGGACCGCGGCATCCGCTGCCTCACGCTGGACTACGACGCCCTGCGTGGCACCGAGTCCGACGACCTCCGGCTGTTCTGA
- the dhaM gene encoding dihydroxyacetone kinase phosphoryl donor subunit DhaM, with protein MSVGLVLVSHSAKLAEGVAEVAEQMAPDVTIVPAGGMPGGGIGTDYDSVVAAVQRADSGSGVVLLYDLGSAQMTAELAVESLADPEAVVVADAPLVEGTVAAAVAAQNGADRAGVLEAASAAGAPPELASAAPEPSGDSVELTLSNEVGLHARPAAVLARGLAGIEADVTVRLGDQEADAHSVLALMSLGARKGDRIQVRAAGPQAAEALRVVQEMVADNFGEPA; from the coding sequence ATGAGCGTCGGCCTGGTTCTGGTGTCGCACAGCGCCAAGCTCGCCGAAGGGGTTGCCGAGGTCGCCGAGCAGATGGCGCCGGACGTGACGATCGTCCCGGCGGGCGGCATGCCCGGTGGTGGCATCGGCACGGACTACGACTCGGTCGTCGCCGCCGTCCAGCGCGCGGATTCCGGGTCCGGGGTCGTGCTGCTCTACGACCTGGGCAGCGCGCAGATGACGGCGGAGCTCGCGGTCGAGTCGCTGGCCGACCCGGAGGCCGTGGTGGTCGCGGACGCCCCGCTGGTGGAGGGCACGGTCGCCGCCGCGGTGGCGGCGCAGAACGGGGCCGACCGCGCCGGCGTGCTGGAGGCCGCGTCCGCGGCCGGGGCACCACCGGAACTCGCGTCCGCCGCGCCGGAACCGTCCGGGGACAGCGTGGAGCTGACGCTGAGCAACGAGGTGGGCCTGCACGCCCGGCCGGCGGCGGTCCTGGCCCGCGGCCTGGCCGGCATCGAGGCCGACGTGACCGTCCGGCTGGGCGATCAGGAGGCCGACGCGCACAGCGTGCTGGCGCTGATGTCGCTGGGCGCGCGGAAGGGCGACCGGATCCAGGTCCGCGCCGCCGGCCCTCAGGCCGCCGAAGCGCTGCGCGTCGTGCAGGAGATGGTGGCGGACAACTTCGGCGAACCCGCCTGA
- a CDS encoding DUF3558 domain-containing protein → MFRVARPRRFVLLVLLALTVSACGPDLAKQNFPRTTVTESSVAPAPVDDPAVRLDALRTVDPCQILQGDTVTGVGAPVAESLYPRGLDGCGIHVTDAGGKEARLSLTMGELIDSTSQQAGAVDGLPVVENDLDDPDTPENEGCIVSVLTDSVAGLGIAVQVTYVGGDACGAGLTVLREVVRKVHAGPPQQRRPANSAVSLDPCALADTAVVTEVLGRATAKPVGLHDCNWTGGTADGWLRISQTVKPSEDENGSRITLAGGITAYQKKETRSGSRCTIAWTHLETGDEGEVVKFEYDNYHDDAAGDDSCGKARRIVDTILPKLPRA, encoded by the coding sequence GTGTTCCGTGTCGCCCGGCCCCGCCGTTTCGTGCTGCTGGTCCTGCTCGCCCTGACCGTGTCCGCGTGCGGCCCCGACCTGGCCAAGCAGAACTTCCCCCGCACCACGGTCACCGAGAGCAGCGTGGCCCCGGCGCCGGTGGACGACCCGGCGGTGCGGCTGGACGCGCTGCGCACCGTCGACCCGTGCCAGATCTTGCAGGGCGACACGGTCACCGGCGTCGGCGCACCGGTAGCCGAAAGCCTCTATCCCCGGGGCCTGGACGGGTGCGGCATCCACGTGACCGACGCCGGCGGGAAGGAAGCCCGGCTGTCCCTCACCATGGGCGAGCTCATCGACTCGACGTCCCAGCAGGCCGGCGCGGTCGACGGTCTGCCCGTCGTCGAAAATGACCTGGACGACCCGGACACGCCGGAGAACGAGGGGTGCATCGTCTCGGTGCTCACGGACAGCGTGGCCGGGCTGGGCATCGCCGTCCAGGTCACCTACGTCGGCGGCGACGCCTGCGGTGCGGGGCTGACGGTGCTGCGCGAAGTTGTCCGCAAGGTGCACGCCGGGCCGCCCCAGCAGCGGCGCCCGGCGAACTCCGCGGTGTCCCTCGACCCGTGCGCGCTCGCCGACACCGCCGTGGTGACCGAGGTCCTCGGCCGCGCCACCGCCAAGCCCGTCGGCCTGCACGACTGCAACTGGACCGGCGGCACCGCCGACGGCTGGCTGCGGATCTCGCAGACCGTCAAGCCGTCCGAGGACGAGAACGGTTCCCGCATCACCCTCGCTGGTGGCATCACGGCGTACCAGAAGAAGGAGACCAGGTCTGGCAGCAGGTGCACCATTGCCTGGACCCATCTGGAGACCGGCGACGAGGGTGAGGTCGTCAAATTCGAGTACGACAATTACCACGATGACGCCGCCGGGGACGATTCGTGTGGCAAAGCCCGGCGAATTGTCGACACGATCCTGCCCAAGCTGCCCAGGGCCTGA
- the ehuD gene encoding ectoine/hydroxyectoine ABC transporter permease subunit EhuD, with the protein MTWHWDYVSESIPLLLMGLLVTVELTVLGSLVAYVLGLVLALLRRARIPVLSQLVYLFIEVVRSTPLLIQVFFIFYLLWPALGVTPSAFLTGVIALGIHYATYTAEVYRAGIDAVPKGQWEAATALSIPRARVWTGIVLPQAVPRVLPALGNYMISMFKETPLLLSIGVLEVLNRAKEQGAQTFQVLEPYTLAGILFLLISYPSSILVRRLERRVGQL; encoded by the coding sequence ATGACCTGGCACTGGGACTACGTCTCCGAATCGATCCCGCTGCTGCTGATGGGACTGCTGGTCACCGTCGAGCTGACCGTGCTCGGCTCGCTGGTCGCCTACGTGCTGGGGCTGGTGCTCGCCCTGCTCCGGCGCGCGCGGATCCCGGTGCTGAGCCAGCTGGTGTACCTGTTCATCGAGGTGGTGCGGTCGACTCCGCTGCTGATCCAGGTGTTCTTCATCTTCTACCTGCTCTGGCCGGCGCTCGGCGTGACGCCGTCGGCGTTCCTCACCGGCGTGATCGCGCTCGGCATCCACTACGCGACCTACACCGCGGAGGTGTACCGGGCCGGCATCGACGCGGTCCCGAAAGGACAGTGGGAGGCCGCGACCGCGCTGAGCATCCCGCGCGCCCGGGTGTGGACCGGGATCGTGCTGCCGCAGGCCGTGCCGCGCGTGCTGCCCGCGCTGGGCAACTACATGATCTCGATGTTCAAGGAGACCCCGCTGCTGCTCAGCATCGGCGTGCTCGAGGTGCTCAACCGCGCCAAGGAACAGGGCGCGCAAACCTTCCAGGTGCTCGAGCCGTACACGCTGGCCGGCATCCTGTTCCTGCTGATCAGCTACCCGTCGTCGATCCTGGTGCGAAGGTTGGAACGCCGTGTCGGACAGCTCTGA
- a CDS encoding NUDIX hydrolase translates to MERLGSREVYRNNWMTVREDDIRRPDGSHGIYGVVDKPDYALVVPLDGDRLHLVEQYRYPLGLRRWEFPQGTAPDLAELDTLQLAARELREETGLVAGSLIDLGRLDVAPGMSSQRGRVYLATGLIEGPHEREHEEQDMRTAWFSRAEFEKMIERGEVTDAQSIAAYGLLLLHERRSSPEHRAPGRSTAGPPRRASP, encoded by the coding sequence ATCGAACGGCTCGGCTCCCGCGAGGTGTACCGCAACAACTGGATGACCGTGCGCGAGGACGACATCCGCCGCCCGGACGGCTCGCACGGCATCTACGGCGTGGTGGACAAGCCCGACTACGCGCTCGTGGTCCCGCTCGACGGCGACCGGCTGCACCTGGTGGAGCAGTACCGGTACCCGCTGGGCCTGCGGCGATGGGAGTTCCCGCAGGGCACCGCGCCGGACCTGGCGGAGCTGGACACGCTCCAACTGGCCGCCCGGGAGCTGCGGGAGGAGACCGGACTGGTCGCCGGATCGCTGATCGATCTCGGCCGGCTCGACGTCGCGCCCGGCATGTCCAGCCAGCGCGGCCGGGTCTACCTCGCCACCGGCCTGATCGAGGGACCGCACGAGCGCGAGCACGAGGAACAGGACATGCGGACCGCCTGGTTCAGCCGCGCCGAGTTCGAGAAGATGATCGAGCGCGGGGAGGTCACTGACGCGCAGTCGATCGCGGCGTACGGGCTCCTGCTGCTGCACGAACGCCGCTCATCGCCAGAGCACCGAGCACCGGGCCGATCGACAGCAGGGCCACCGCGTCGCGCCAGCCCGTGA
- the ehuA gene encoding ectoine/hydroxyectoine ABC transporter ATP-binding protein EhuA: MIRFEGVVKKFGDQVVLRELNFTVRPGEFVTLIGPSGSGKTTILRLLMTLEQVNAGRIYVGGECLSHVEKNGRFVPAGEKHQRRMRRRIGMVFQQFNLFPNMKVLQNVTEAPIRALGLPRVDAEQRGRELLEMVGLSDKADAHPSQLSGGQQQRVAIARALAMRPEVLLLDEVTSALDPELVAGVLKVLKEIASTTDITFLCVTHEMQFARDVSDRVLMFDHGQIIEDAPPEKLFTDPDHERTREFLHAVLDRG, from the coding sequence ATGATCCGGTTCGAGGGGGTCGTCAAGAAGTTCGGCGACCAGGTGGTGTTGCGGGAGCTGAACTTCACGGTGCGCCCGGGCGAGTTCGTGACGCTGATCGGGCCCAGCGGGTCGGGCAAGACCACGATCCTGCGGTTGCTGATGACGCTGGAGCAGGTGAACGCCGGCCGCATCTACGTCGGCGGGGAATGCCTGTCGCACGTGGAGAAGAACGGCCGGTTCGTGCCGGCGGGGGAGAAGCACCAGCGCCGGATGCGCCGGCGGATCGGGATGGTCTTCCAGCAGTTCAACCTGTTCCCGAACATGAAGGTGCTGCAGAACGTGACCGAGGCGCCGATCCGGGCGCTCGGGCTGCCGCGCGTGGACGCCGAGCAGCGCGGCCGGGAGCTGCTGGAGATGGTCGGGCTGAGCGACAAGGCGGACGCCCACCCGTCCCAGCTCTCCGGCGGGCAGCAGCAACGCGTGGCGATCGCCCGGGCGCTCGCGATGCGGCCCGAGGTGCTGCTGCTGGACGAGGTGACCTCCGCCCTGGACCCCGAGCTGGTGGCGGGGGTCCTCAAGGTGCTCAAGGAGATCGCCTCGACCACGGACATCACGTTCCTCTGCGTCACCCACGAGATGCAGTTCGCGCGGGACGTGTCCGACCGCGTGCTGATGTTCGACCACGGGCAGATCATCGAGGACGCGCCGCCGGAGAAGCTGTTCACCGACCCGGACCACGAGCGGACCCGGGAATTCCTGCACGCGGTGCTGGACCGGGGCTGA